In Tenacibaculum pacificus, a single window of DNA contains:
- a CDS encoding sigma-70 family RNA polymerase sigma factor, with product MRQLKITKQVTNRETASLDKYLQEIGKVDLITADEEVELAQRIKAGDQRALEKLTKANLRFVVSVAKQYQNQGLTLPDLINEGNLGLIKAAKRFDETRGFKFISYAVWWIRQSILQALAEQSRIVRLPLNKIGSINKINKMYAFLEQENERPPSPEEIAKKLDMTVNDVKESMKNSGRHVSMDAPLIEGEDSNLYDVLNSGESPNPDRTLLHESLRIEINRALETLTPREADVVKLYFGLGEHQPMTLEEIGETFDLTRERVRQIKEKAIRRLKHTSRSKILMTYLG from the coding sequence ATGAGACAACTTAAAATTACGAAACAGGTTACTAATAGAGAAACCGCTTCATTAGATAAATATTTACAAGAAATAGGAAAAGTAGATTTAATTACTGCTGATGAAGAAGTAGAATTAGCACAAAGAATTAAAGCTGGTGACCAAAGAGCATTAGAAAAATTAACTAAAGCTAACTTACGTTTCGTTGTTTCGGTAGCAAAACAATATCAAAATCAAGGATTAACTTTACCCGATTTAATTAACGAAGGTAACTTAGGTTTAATTAAAGCGGCAAAACGTTTTGATGAAACTCGTGGTTTTAAATTTATCTCATATGCTGTATGGTGGATTCGTCAATCAATATTACAAGCATTAGCTGAACAATCTCGTATTGTACGTTTACCGTTAAATAAAATTGGTTCTATCAATAAAATTAACAAAATGTACGCCTTTTTAGAGCAAGAAAACGAAAGACCTCCAAGTCCTGAAGAAATTGCCAAAAAGTTAGATATGACTGTGAATGACGTAAAAGAATCAATGAAAAATTCTGGTCGTCACGTATCAATGGATGCTCCTTTAATTGAAGGTGAAGATTCTAATTTATACGATGTATTAAATTCAGGTGAATCACCAAACCCTGATAGAACTTTATTACACGAATCTTTACGTATTGAAATTAACCGTGCTTTAGAAACATTAACGCCACGTGAGGCTGATGTTGTAAAATTATACTTCGGATTAGGTGAGCACCAACCAATGACTTTAGAAGAAATTGGTGAAACTTTCGATTTAACTCGTGAGCGTGTTCGTCAGATTAAAGAAAAAGCAATCCGCAGATTAAAACATACTTCTCGTAGTAAAATTTTAATGACTTACTTAGGATAA
- the rpe gene encoding ribulose-phosphate 3-epimerase, with amino-acid sequence MSNLIAPSVLAADFANLQRDIEMVNNSEADWFHIDIMDGVFVPNISFGMPVLKAITKHAKKTIDVHLMIVNPDQYIQTFADLGANILTVHYEACTHLHRTIQAIKAAGMKAGVALNPHTPISVLEDVIQDLDMVCIMSVNPGFGGQSFIENTYKKVSQLRHLIEFSNSECKIEIDGGVTDKNANQLIEAGADVLVAGSYVFKSDNPTETIKNLKELVN; translated from the coding sequence ATGAGTAATTTAATTGCACCTTCAGTTTTAGCAGCAGATTTTGCTAACTTACAAAGAGACATCGAAATGGTAAATAATAGTGAAGCTGATTGGTTTCATATTGATATTATGGACGGTGTTTTTGTACCAAATATTTCTTTTGGAATGCCTGTTTTAAAAGCCATAACAAAACACGCAAAAAAAACAATCGATGTACATTTAATGATTGTTAATCCTGATCAATATATTCAAACTTTTGCCGATTTAGGAGCAAATATTTTAACTGTGCATTACGAAGCTTGTACTCATTTACACAGAACTATTCAAGCAATAAAAGCTGCAGGCATGAAAGCTGGTGTTGCATTGAATCCACACACACCTATTTCTGTTTTAGAAGATGTTATTCAAGATTTAGATATGGTTTGTATAATGAGTGTAAATCCTGGTTTTGGAGGACAATCATTTATTGAAAATACATATAAAAAAGTAAGTCAATTAAGACATTTAATTGAATTTTCAAATTCAGAATGTAAAATCGAAATTGATGGTGGTGTAACCGATAAAAATGCCAATCAACTTATTGAAGCTGGCGCAGATGTTTTAGTTGCTGGTAGTTATGTTTTTAAAAGTGACAACCCTACCGAAACTATTAAAAACTTAAAAGAATTAGTAAATTAA
- a CDS encoding CBS domain-containing protein gives MNRRAPVSDIMTKNVITLNSTDDLMTAESLFKKENIRHIPVVSSSEIKGMLSYTDLLRISFADAIDDDENEVDTVVYNMFTIDQVMAKNLVTVNSTSTIKEVAEILAKKEFHALPVVDNNELVGIVTTTDLINYLIEQY, from the coding sequence ATGAATAGGAGAGCACCAGTATCAGATATAATGACTAAAAATGTAATAACCTTAAATAGTACTGATGATTTAATGACTGCTGAATCATTATTCAAAAAAGAAAATATAAGACATATTCCTGTTGTAAGTAGTTCAGAAATAAAAGGAATGCTAAGTTATACGGATTTATTAAGAATCAGTTTTGCTGATGCTATTGATGATGATGAAAATGAAGTAGATACTGTAGTTTATAATATGTTTACTATTGATCAAGTGATGGCTAAAAACTTGGTGACGGTTAACTCAACTTCAACAATAAAAGAGGTTGCTGAAATTTTAGCTAAAAAAGAATTTCACGCCTTGCCAGTAGTTGATAATAATGAGTTAGTTGGAATTGTAACTACAACAGATTTAATTAATTATTTAATAGAACAGTATTAA
- a CDS encoding Crp/Fnr family transcriptional regulator: MIEKLKQHYGYLFEDDLINEIAKVALYKEFKEGTIIIDADSYMHSIPLIINGAIKVLREDKDGDELVLYYIEKGDTCAMTLSCCMSETKSKIKAIAETDVAVLMIPKNKMSEWLSKYKSWQEYILQSYHSRLNEFIEAVDSIAFLNMNDRLLKYLKDKAMVVGNDVLNITHLKIANDLHTSRVVISRLLKALEKESKIELHRNQIKILEL; this comes from the coding sequence TTGATAGAAAAATTAAAACAACATTACGGTTATTTATTTGAAGATGATTTAATTAATGAAATAGCCAAAGTAGCCTTATATAAAGAATTTAAAGAAGGTACTATTATTATTGATGCTGATAGCTATATGCATTCTATTCCTTTAATAATCAACGGTGCAATTAAGGTTTTAAGAGAAGATAAAGATGGTGATGAACTAGTATTATACTATATCGAAAAAGGTGATACCTGTGCTATGACACTATCTTGTTGTATGAGCGAAACTAAAAGTAAAATTAAAGCAATTGCCGAGACAGATGTTGCTGTATTAATGATTCCTAAAAATAAAATGTCAGAATGGTTAAGTAAATATAAAAGCTGGCAAGAATATATTTTACAAAGTTATCATTCTCGGCTTAATGAATTTATTGAAGCTGTAGATTCTATTGCTTTTTTAAATATGAACGACCGTTTGCTTAAATACTTAAAAGATAAAGCAATGGTAGTTGGTAATGATGTTTTAAATATAACACACTTAAAAATTGCAAACGATTTGCATACATCAAGAGTCGTTATATCTCGACTCTTAAAAGCTTTAGAAAAAGAATCAAAAATTGAATTACATCGAAATCAAATAAAAATATTAGAGCTTTAA